GAAAGAACTTGAGGTATTTGTCGTAATCCAGAGCGGTACGCGGTTTGAGGCGCTTGTAACGGGGCGATTTATGATAATTTGCAATCAGAACCGCGAAGCTGCGCGAAATCACCCGAAGCGGCTTCTCTTTCCCATTCAGGATATCTGCATATTCTTTCCAGAATTCAGGAGATCCAAATTCGTTTTGGAACTTCTGGGATGGCCAACCGCGTCTTTGAAAATACAGCCCATTGCGCTGTTTGTAGACGTGTTTTGGAAGCTCACGTTTCGCCATGGCGCATATTTATCCTCTCAAATTCGTCTCTGACGTCTTTTTTGGAAAGCTCTATTTCAATCCTGCGACCTTCAATAGTGACACGGCTGACGGACTTGCCCGCACCTTCGAAGGTGCGGAGCAGGCTTAATGCTTTTTGTTCAACCGATGACGCCATTTTAACTCTCTTTTCGCCGCTGTATTGCGGCCGCGACCAATTTATCTTTCGCCTTATTTGGGTTTGCGCATCCACGGGCTGAATGACGATTTTATCTTCATGCAAACAATTATGCTGTAGAATCTAGTAGCTAGCTTGATTCAGTGGCAAGCGATTTATGAGTGGAAATCGCGCCTAAGTTGTATGATCAAATTTAACATAATAAAAAGGTGCAGATATTTCGGGAGGCTGTCAGTTATTTCTGTCACTAAAGATTCTTAGAAATATTTGACTGAAATATATCGTTACCCGGACCTCGGAATTTTTCTCGACCAATTTGGGTAATTCCTGTCACTAAATGTATACATAGGCAAGTTGGTGCGTGTTTCCCGCCTCCTGCCCCCTCCGATTCGTATGTCTACGGGGGCATGAGGCTAGTGCTATAGGCTTAAATTCAGACGGTCTGAAACTGCGAGCGTTGGGGGCTCGCTGGATTTGCGCGATCAGTGGTCGCAGGGCGTCGCGCAGAGCGCTGTGTGGGGTCCTGACGTGCAAAACGTCTATCTTGGCTTTTCTAAACGCCTCTCCGTGACGCTGTGGTCGCAATGCACGTTGGGGGCGCGACTTAGGCAGGCCACAATGACGGAGAGCCGGCATTCGCTGCTGTAGCAACCTGAGCGTTACTTAAAGACAAACCAGACAATCACTTCTTCTTTTGTAACTAGTGCCCTTCTGCATTATTGTATTTCAAAGACATCTAGTGCCGCGATAACTAAGTATCGAAAGTCTCTCATAGTGTTCGCTCGGACTCTCGGTCTGCCCGTTCTGCGGTCGGATTGACGCGCGTCATAAATATCAGGAGCAAGATGGTAATCTAGTTCATCAATGATTTGGTAACGTCCATCCAATCTGGCCTCTTCGCTGAAAGATCCGATTTCAAATTCAGAACGAATGTCCTCAACTGATAGGGTCCCATTCCGTGCTTTAGCAAATACATCTGGAAACCAAGTCTTCAGCATCACTAACAAAACTAAAAGCGGCTGTGAAAGCTCTTCATCGTACTGACCCCGAAAGCGAGGAGGATGCCAGACAGCGGGTGTGATCGCCAATACACTTGCGAGTCGTTCGAAACCTCTAAGGGAAACTACGTCTGGCTCTTTTATCCAAGTCGTAATTTCTCGAACTATGCGTAGCAGTCCGGCTTCTAATCCAATTTTTGCCGATATTTGTTCGAAATATCGTTCCGCTACCCCAGCGCCCCGACCTCCATTTAGATGCTCGGGCAATCTCATGGTGAGCGTCACAAATTTCTGCAAATAGAGCGCGGCATCAATTCCCGCTCCATACCGTGCGCTGACACTATTTTGCAATTCGCGCATATTCGCCCCCAACACAAAATGCACATGCGGGACATCAAAGAAATGCTTGATGATCTCCAGTAATGACAACGCATAATCAGGGCGGCAGCGGTCCAACTCATCTACGACGATGACAAGCTTTTGCGGGGTATCGCTTCCCAAGGCAGGGACGGTCAACGCGATCAGAGCCTCGCGAAACTGTTCCATCGCGACACGCGTCCCGCTTTCCCGCGCCCAGAAATCGGCGGCGGCTTTATTCAACTCTTTACTGGCTTGCTTTGTCATTGCATCGAATAGTGCGCCGCCAGCCTCAGTCGCCCCATAGCTGGCCACAGCAAGCGCAAGCCGTGTTAACGGCAATGCGGCCGCGCGAATTTTTTGGACGGCTTGTTTGGCGAAGCTGGGCCCATTCTCAGCTCCTTCCAGCCGCTCCGCAATAACCCCCATTAACGACGCAAGCGGGCTATCAATAAAGTCATGCTCGAACGCATCGAAATACACCGTCTGTGCTTGGTGTTCTTCATCCTTCAGGTGTTGGCCCACCCAACATTGCAGGAAGTAACTTTTACCCGTCCCCCATCCGCCGTCCAATGCGATGACCATGGGATCTTCGATCCGTTCAACAAGCTTGGATAACGCGACACCTGTTTGAACGCGTTCTAGCTGGTCTTTAGCCTCAGCAAACCCGTGTTTGTATAGTTCGATATTAGGTTTTGGTAAGTTTAAACGTGGCATGATAATCCGATTCAATTGTAGATTTTTCAGCCTAGTTTGAAATCAAAATTCAATCTAGAGCTGTTCTCATGCTTGAGCTTTGCGCATGCAGGCTGACGCATATAACGCCTACTGGGTAGCGCCGCCAAAGGTCAGCAGCAGAATGACCAATGAATTTCCATATGTCATTTCAAGAATTAACATCAGCTGGTGATGCGCACTCATGATCTACCACCTTAGAAGCCCAGTCACGAATACTGAAGGGCAAGGATGGACTGTAACCTTCAGGAGGGGCACTGCCAGGCCTGAAAATTCCGCCTTCATGCGCAATAGCATTGCGGCATTGATAAGCGAGCCTCACCTCTGAATAAAAATCACGTCCGTTTCCAGCGTGTAGTCCAAGAATCCCAGCCCCAACGTGATCGCGAAGATAAATAATCACGCGGCCCAAGTCCTTGGCCGTTGTCAGGACACGGCCAGACACTCGAACGGACACCCCGTTTTCATCGAGAATAGGCACTTCTCCCCTCGGTATCCGCCTTTTCGCAGCCGACTCGATGAGCGACCAGGCGAGGAACAGCATCGCCTCTTCATTCGTTTGCTTTCTTACCGATGCCATGAGGTTCAGGAGGAATTCCAACCATGGTCGCTTTGAACCGGCTTCAGTTACTTTATTCAGAAGTGGTGTAACACTAGGCCCGAAGCCGTGCGCTAAGTTACCGCGATAAATGTTTGATGGGGTGAAGAGTTCAAAGTCCTTGGGGCTCTGCTCCCTGAGATAAGCTAGTATCTCTGGCGCGGCACCGCGATCTTGCCCGAGTGCGGCCATGATGAGCCGGATGGTTGGATAGATTGCTTTGACGCTGTCAGATAAGTCCATCGCGCGGACGTTTTGGAAAGTGACAAGGCAAAGAGGATGTTCTCGACCGTATGCTTCATCAATCCGGTCAGTTTGATCGAAAACAATACCCTCCGGCAGCAACGCATTGACTGCTGTAATCACACTCTGCGGACGCAGTCTCATATTGAGCGGTTTTAGGACGCCGCCGTAGAATACTTGCTCGTAATCAAGAAAGCACTTATCGAGAAGCACATGCATCTTGCAGGCGGTCTGACCGAGATGGTTATCACCAAGATATTCGGCGTTTCTGAATGCATCCTGCGCTGCCTTGGCGTCCCTGACCTCAGCAGGACTTACAGTGTAGCTTTGCCCGTCAACCAGTTTGAAAGCGGCCTCCCAAACCTCAGGTTTCGCAGCGTCCGATTCCGGATGAATTTGAAAGACGTAAACATCGTTCTGCCATCGACCAACTCTCGCAATCGCCGCAAAATTTGTTTCACCTATTCGGATCTGTCCGGTAGCGAAGACCTGAGTTGGACCGGAGGCGTTCATCTTGAATACGCGGACCCCAAAGTTCAGCTCGCTTTTTGAAGTGAAGTTTAACCCGATCTCTCCATCGTTGTTCAGCTTTATATCAAAGCTGACCCCCCCACATTGTATCTGCGCCATGTTTCACCAAGTATTTTGAAATCTTCGGTCTAGTTGGTCGTCTGCTCTGACCCTATTCGCCTCTTCTTTAGTGGCATCTGTACCAATAAGATATCTGTGTTTGGTCATGTTGATCCAGATTGAACTCAAATCAAAAAGCTAATTAACCGGATGACGACTTTGGGGAAGCTGCAATGCAGCATCGCGTCATTTAACGAACGGCAGCACCGGGCCGTATTCGTCCAATTAGGGGCCTTATTCGTCTAAACTTTCATGATATGTTCTTGAGTAATCCTAGCTCAGTCTAAATAGAAAATGTATTGTTTTCAATTGGGTGCCTAGTCTTGCAAATCCGTGTACACCGGTTCGATTCCGGTACTCGCCTCCACCTTACCCTCAGTTTGCATGTTTACGCGACGCCGACCGCGATCAGGCTAAGATCGCTGTTCAGAGCCAAGACGTCGCGCGCCGGTTGGTTGATCAGCGTTCCGCGCGTATCTAATCCTATGAGATCGTAGACGTTTGGTCCGCACATTTGTAGTGCCGTCTCAAGCGGCACGCCGAAGCCGACCATGTTTTGAAGCGCTTCAAGAAGCGTAAGGTGCGCGCCTGCAAGTGCGCCTTCCGCGTTCACCAGCCGCCCGTCTTTCAAGAAGATATCGTGCCCGTAGAGATCAAAATGGTCTGGCCCGCCGACTGTTGCCATCGCATCCGACACAGCGATCATCCGGTGACGCGTGGGGCGGGCGTTCATCGCGATCAGCAGCATCGTCGGATCAACGTGATGCCCGTCTGCGATGAAAGAACACCACGCGTCACTTGCGATTGCCGTGCCGGTCACGCCGGGCGCACGTGACAACATGGGCGACATCGCATTGAAAAGATGGGTGAAACAGGTGGCACCTGCGTCAATAGCTTGCTGTGTCGTTGCGGCATCCGCGTCGCTGTGCCCGATGGACACGACAGCACCCATATCGCGCAGGGTGCTGATCTGGGATACGCTGATCGCTTCGGGCGCGACCGTGATCAGTGTCGGTATGTCATGATCCCGCAGCGTTCGAACGAGGTTAATGGTGTGGGCGTCGCACGGCCGAATATAGCGTTCGGCGTGGGTGCCGCGCCTTGCTGTGTCGATGTGTGGACCTTCGATATGTAGGCCAGCGAAACCGTCCACCCCGATCGCATCAATCGCCGCAGCAACCGCGGCATCGAGCACCTCTGGCCGGTCGGTGATCACCGTTGGAAATAGGGCAGTGGTCCCGAATGTCCGATGTGCGGCGGCAATCTTGGCGATCCCAGCCGCACTGGGATCCGAATTCAGCATGACGCCGCCGCCACCGTTGACTTGGATGTCAAAGAAACCCGGGGTGATGATGCCCTGATGATGGCGGTGAATGTGCTCGGCGGCCAGGTCGTCTGTCGCTTCGATCTGTGTGATCACGCCGTCCTTGATGCCGACAGCACAATTGTCACGCAGATTGCGCCCATCAAAGACCTGATCGGCGGAAATCCAATGCGTCATGTGGCGCCTTTCACCATGTGTTGTTGCGCATAGATCGCCGCGCCGAATGCACCGCTTGCATCACCAAACTGCGCGGGCAGAATACGCGGCGGTGTGGTGCCGGCCAAGAGTTCGCCATCAAGTGACTCAGCTAGATCGTCCGCAAGACCATGCGCCGTGCCCAGGCCACCGCCAAGCACGATGACATCGGGGTCCGCGGTGCGACTGATGATGCCCACCAAAGACGCCGCAATGCGAAGCCACGTTGATTTCAATTCCGGCATCGTCGTCCAAATGTCCGGCGCGGTTTGATCTTGTCCGGTCATGTGGTGGGCAAGGCGCGTCAATCCCGGACCAGACAGCAGCGTTTCGAAACATCCGACCAAACCACATCCGCAAGACAAAATTGGCAAATCCAGTTCTGACACAATGTGCGCGGGTAGGGGCAGGTGCCCGAATTCGCCGCTTTGGCCATTGTGATCGGGTGGTATTGCGCGGTCGATCACATGGCCGCCAGCCACGCCCGTGCCGATGATCAAACCGATGACACTGCGATATTCAGCGCCCGCACCATGGGTGGCTTCCGCAAGCGCAAAAGCTCTGCAATCTTTGATCACGGGGATGGCGTGACCCGTTAGCGTGGTAAGATCAGCGCCCAAAGCGTGCCCAGTCGCGGGAAGGTTCGCGCTTAACATCCGCCCCGTTTCGGGATGGATCAGCCCCGGTGTCCCAAGTCCAATCGTTGACGTAACACCTTGATCTTTCAGCCAAGACACTTGATCGGCGATGCTTGCGAGTAGCGCCTGATAGGATGTGGTGCCAGTCGGGATACGGCGACGGGACACTTCGGTCAACGCATCATCATAAGCGCGGGCTTCAATCTTTGTGCCGCCAAGATCAATCCCGCCGATCAAGGTGCTAATCCCATCCAGAATCGTGCCTGTGTCCAATCGCATTGCTTCGTCATTGATCGGTGGCTTTCTACGAGAATGGGGTGTTGCCCCACGTTATCAGGCAATTATGCGGTCGTGCGCAACGCAGTTCAATGCGATTAGCATCCGCCATACTGAAGCAAGTTGCGATTGATACAGCATTGGGGCGGCGCAAATGCGCGATGTCATCTCATGTCAGCGCCGCGTTTCGTCCATCCATTCCCGAAATTTCACCGCCAAATGCGGCCAAAATGAATGGAACGCCACGGAAACCTGACGACGACCTAGCGTCATGGAAACAAGCCGAATGCGGCGTGAAAATCAAAATTGATACACCATTGTGTCATAATCTGGTGCGTGCTACCAATTTTGGGTGGTCAATATGACAGGCAATTTCAAAGCCTGTCATATGCATGTTGCATCATTCATTCAGTTGACAGATGCGCCCTGCTGCGTTGACCATGAAAAGGTGGGGCACGTCGTGTCTCGCGATGGCCGGGGAGGGTCGTCAAACACAAGTCGGGGGGAGACGCTGCATGGCAGTCCTGTTTGGCCTTTTGTGGCCATTAGAGCGTATCAATTCCATCGTGCTTGCGATTGGTAAAGTCGTGGCCGTTGCTGCCCTTGCCATCATGGTTTGCTTGATCCTTGGCCAGGTTTTCTTTCGCTACATTCTGAATGATGCCCCGAACTGGACCGAAGAAGCCGCGCGCTTTGGGATGTTGTGGATGACGGGTCTGATGGCGCCGCTTGCATACCGCATGGGCGGATTTGTCGGCATTGATATGCTCGAACGGGCGTTGCCGCGTGTCTTGGCCGGCATCCTGTCGCTTGTCCTGATGGTCCTCACGATGTGGGTTCTGATGGTCGCGTGGGAACGTGGTTTGAACAACCACATCGACACCTTGTCCGGCAAAGGCTGTTCTGCTTCGTTGCGCTGGCCGTTCGGTATCGAAGTCGGCAAATGCGGTGAAAAATTCCAGAACCGGTTCCAATACGCATCGCTTTGGGTCGGGGTGAACCTGTTGATCCTCGTGAACCTTGAACTGATCATCCGTCAAATCATTACGCTCGCAGGGCAGGGTGATCGCCTGAGCCGTCTGACGGCGGACGAAGATATTGCAGGGGCCTCATAATGCTACTTTGGTTCCTTCCGCTCTTCCTGATCCTGATCATGATCGGCCTGCCAGTCGTCTTTGCACTGCTCGTGTCGCCGTTCGCGTTGATCATGATCGAAGGCGATACACGCAACGTCGTCGCGGGCCTTTATCGTAACTTTTACAACGGCATGGACAGTTTTCCATTGATGGCGTTGCCGTTCTTCATGCTGGCTGGTGAGGTCATGAACCGCGGCGGTATCACCGTCCGTCTGGTCGAGTTTTCGCAAGCGTTCATGGGCCACCTGCGCGGCGGTCTGGCGCATGTGAACATCCTGTCGTCGATCCTATTCGCAGGCCTGTCTGGGTCTGCTGTCGCCGACACTTCGGCCCTTGGGTCCACCTTGATCCCCGCGATGGAAAAGAACGGCTATAGCCGGAAATTTGCAGCGGCCATTACCGCAGCTTCATCCGTCATCGGCCCGATCATCCCGCCATCCGGCATCATGATCATCTACGCCTATGTCATGGGCGAAAGCGTCGCGGCGTTGTTCTTGGCAGGTATTGTGCCGGGTGTCCTTGTCGGTGTGGGGCTGATGGTCATGGTCCGGCTTTTGGCGGACAAATACGACCTGCCCAAAGCTGAACGCATCGTGCAGAAAAACCAGTCGATGACGGCGCTGGAAAGCTGGGTTAGCTTCTTCCTGATCCGGATCAACATTGCAGGTTTGCTGTACGCAGTGTCCGGCATCGTCACCCGTTTCATCCCGCAAGAGGTCAACGGCTGGCTGATCTTCCTGATCGCGCTGCCAATTGCACATGCCATTGCGACAGCCACCAAAAAGCGGGTCAGCCATGATTTCCGCATCGTCTGCAAAAAGGCCATCGCGCCGCTGCAAACGCCGATCATCATCCTTGGCGGTATCCTCGTGGGTGTCTTCACTCCGACAGAAGCCTCCGCTGTGGCCGTGGCCTATGCCCTGATCGTTAGCTTCTTTGTGCTGCGGTCAATGAACGGCAAAGACCTGCTTGAAGTGCTGGCGAAATCTGCGCTTTCCACATCTGCGGTGTTGCTGCTGGTCGGTGCAGCCGTGGCGTTCAAAACCGTGGTCAGCCTGTCCTATGCGCCGCAAATTCTGTCCGATTACATTCTGTCGCTATCCGAAAATCCGCTGATCCTGCTATTCCTGATCAACATCCTGTTGTTCATCGTCGGCATGTTCTTGGACGCGGGCCCTGCGATCATCATCCTCGGGCCGATCTTGGGGCCAATCTTTGTGGACCTCGGCGTGCACCCTGTGCATTTCGCGATCATCATGTCGGTGAACCTGACCGTCGGGCTAGCGACACCGCCCATGGGGCTTGTCCTATTCGTCGCGTCAACGGTGTCCGGCGAAAAGGTCGAAACCATCGCAAAAGCGATCCTGCCGTTCCTCGCCGTGGAGATCTTCGTGATCTTCCTCATCACCTATATCCCCGCCATTTCGATGACGGTGCCTTACCTGACTGGATTCTTGGGCTGCGGCCCAGAGGTTGGTTTCTCAGCTTGTATCAGTCCAGTTCCAACGCCAAACTAAGAACTACCAAAGGGAGAAGAAAATGTTGAAAACACTATCAAAGGTCGCGGCGACAGCTGCTTTCCTTGCTGCACCATTTGCAGCTTGGGCAGACGGTCATCAGGAATTTACGATCCGTGCGACTGCGAACTCGAATGAAAACGACGAAGACTATGACGGTCTGGTTGTCTTCAAAAACTACGTTGAATCCGCATCCAACGGCCGTATCGGCGTTGAACTGTTCATCGGTACACAGCTGTGTTCCGGTGGTGCTGAATGCCTCGAAGGCGTGGCTGAAGGGTCCATCGACGTCTACATCACCACATCCGGTGGTGCGGCCGG
The Rhodobacteraceae bacterium S2214 genome window above contains:
- a CDS encoding TRAP transporter small permease subunit encodes the protein MAVLFGLLWPLERINSIVLAIGKVVAVAALAIMVCLILGQVFFRYILNDAPNWTEEAARFGMLWMTGLMAPLAYRMGGFVGIDMLERALPRVLAGILSLVLMVLTMWVLMVAWERGLNNHIDTLSGKGCSASLRWPFGIEVGKCGEKFQNRFQYASLWVGVNLLILVNLELIIRQIITLAGQGDRLSRLTADEDIAGAS
- a CDS encoding TRAP transporter large permease, with the translated sequence MLLWFLPLFLILIMIGLPVVFALLVSPFALIMIEGDTRNVVAGLYRNFYNGMDSFPLMALPFFMLAGEVMNRGGITVRLVEFSQAFMGHLRGGLAHVNILSSILFAGLSGSAVADTSALGSTLIPAMEKNGYSRKFAAAITAASSVIGPIIPPSGIMIIYAYVMGESVAALFLAGIVPGVLVGVGLMVMVRLLADKYDLPKAERIVQKNQSMTALESWVSFFLIRINIAGLLYAVSGIVTRFIPQEVNGWLIFLIALPIAHAIATATKKRVSHDFRIVCKKAIAPLQTPIIILGGILVGVFTPTEASAVAVAYALIVSFFVLRSMNGKDLLEVLAKSALSTSAVLLLVGAAVAFKTVVSLSYAPQILSDYILSLSENPLILLFLINILLFIVGMFLDAGPAIIILGPILGPIFVDLGVHPVHFAIIMSVNLTVGLATPPMGLVLFVASTVSGEKVETIAKAILPFLAVEIFVIFLITYIPAISMTVPYLTGFLGCGPEVGFSACISPVPTPN
- a CDS encoding ROK family protein yields the protein MRLDTGTILDGISTLIGGIDLGGTKIEARAYDDALTEVSRRRIPTGTTSYQALLASIADQVSWLKDQGVTSTIGLGTPGLIHPETGRMLSANLPATGHALGADLTTLTGHAIPVIKDCRAFALAEATHGAGAEYRSVIGLIIGTGVAGGHVIDRAIPPDHNGQSGEFGHLPLPAHIVSELDLPILSCGCGLVGCFETLLSGPGLTRLAHHMTGQDQTAPDIWTTMPELKSTWLRIAASLVGIISRTADPDVIVLGGGLGTAHGLADDLAESLDGELLAGTTPPRILPAQFGDASGAFGAAIYAQQHMVKGAT
- a CDS encoding KAP family NTPase, which codes for MPRLNLPKPNIELYKHGFAEAKDQLERVQTGVALSKLVERIEDPMVIALDGGWGTGKSYFLQCWVGQHLKDEEHQAQTVYFDAFEHDFIDSPLASLMGVIAERLEGAENGPSFAKQAVQKIRAAALPLTRLALAVASYGATEAGGALFDAMTKQASKELNKAAADFWARESGTRVAMEQFREALIALTVPALGSDTPQKLVIVVDELDRCRPDYALSLLEIIKHFFDVPHVHFVLGANMRELQNSVSARYGAGIDAALYLQKFVTLTMRLPEHLNGGRGAGVAERYFEQISAKIGLEAGLLRIVREITTWIKEPDVVSLRGFERLASVLAITPAVWHPPRFRGQYDEELSQPLLVLLVMLKTWFPDVFAKARNGTLSVEDIRSEFEIGSFSEEARLDGRYQIIDELDYHLAPDIYDARQSDRRTGRPRVRANTMRDFRYLVIAALDVFEIQ
- the nagA gene encoding N-acetylglucosamine-6-phosphate deacetylase — protein: MTHWISADQVFDGRNLRDNCAVGIKDGVITQIEATDDLAAEHIHRHHQGIITPGFFDIQVNGGGGVMLNSDPSAAGIAKIAAAHRTFGTTALFPTVITDRPEVLDAAVAAAIDAIGVDGFAGLHIEGPHIDTARRGTHAERYIRPCDAHTINLVRTLRDHDIPTLITVAPEAISVSQISTLRDMGAVVSIGHSDADAATTQQAIDAGATCFTHLFNAMSPMLSRAPGVTGTAIASDAWCSFIADGHHVDPTMLLIAMNARPTRHRMIAVSDAMATVGGPDHFDLYGHDIFLKDGRLVNAEGALAGAHLTLLEALQNMVGFGVPLETALQMCGPNVYDLIGLDTRGTLINQPARDVLALNSDLSLIAVGVA